A genomic stretch from Streptomyces venezuelae ATCC 10712 includes:
- a CDS encoding DMT family transporter: MQKQSSRLAIGAAGVTVVLWASAFVSIRSAGEAYSPGALALGRLLAGALVLGAVLLVRREGLPPRAAWPGIVVSGLLWFGVYMVVLNWGEQEVDAGTAAMVVNIGPILIALLGARFLGESLPPRLIAGMAVSFAGAVTVGLSMSRTSSGAHASVLGVLLCVLAAIAYAGGVVAQKPALAHGSALQVTGFGCLVGAVACLPFAGQLIDEAGRAPLSATLNMVYLGVFPTALAFTTWAYALARTTAGRMGATTYAVPALVVLLAWLFLGELPGLLTLGGGALCLAGVAVSRSRPRPSPATGTAEST; the protein is encoded by the coding sequence ATGCAGAAGCAATCCTCCCGGCTCGCGATCGGCGCCGCCGGGGTCACCGTCGTCCTCTGGGCCTCCGCCTTCGTGTCCATCCGGAGCGCCGGGGAGGCCTACTCCCCCGGCGCGCTCGCCCTCGGACGGCTGCTCGCCGGGGCCCTGGTGCTGGGAGCCGTCCTCCTGGTCCGGCGGGAGGGCCTGCCGCCCCGGGCGGCGTGGCCGGGGATCGTGGTCTCGGGCCTGCTCTGGTTCGGGGTGTACATGGTGGTGCTCAACTGGGGCGAGCAGGAGGTCGACGCGGGCACGGCGGCGATGGTGGTGAACATCGGGCCGATCCTGATAGCCCTGCTCGGCGCCCGCTTCCTGGGCGAGTCGCTGCCGCCCCGGCTGATCGCCGGGATGGCGGTGTCGTTCGCGGGCGCGGTGACGGTCGGCCTCTCGATGTCCCGGACGTCCTCCGGCGCGCACGCCTCGGTGCTCGGGGTCCTGCTCTGCGTCCTCGCGGCGATCGCGTACGCGGGCGGTGTCGTGGCGCAGAAGCCGGCGCTCGCCCACGGCAGCGCGCTCCAGGTGACGGGGTTCGGGTGCCTGGTGGGGGCGGTGGCCTGTCTGCCGTTCGCCGGGCAGCTGATCGACGAGGCGGGCCGGGCCCCGCTGTCGGCGACCCTGAACATGGTCTACCTGGGGGTGTTCCCGACCGCGCTCGCGTTCACCACCTGGGCCTACGCCCTGGCCCGTACGACCGCCGGACGGATGGGCGCGACGACGTACGCCGTGCCCGCGCTCGTCGTGCTGCTCGCCTGGCTGTTCCTGGGCGAACTGCCCGGGCTCCTCACCCTCGGCGGGGGTGCGCTGTGCCTGGCAGGTGTGGCCGTATCGCGCTCCCGTCCGCGTCCGTCCCCGGCCACCGGAACGGCTGAATCCACCTGA
- a CDS encoding TetR/AcrR family transcriptional regulator, whose translation MAIQQRAERTRQEILSAAARVFDGHGYERASLARIAGEARVTTGALVFHFATKADLATAVRGRARAVTRITVESACLSTEGVGGTAIDKLVIATHALIRLFETDPTARAGERLARELQLTDPGLSGDCPWRREVARLARYAEAEKALRPGVDATAVAALIGYVITGVELEMRGPNTAPAGESWPPEEPRTAENGALHGPAEQRLARIWALILPGLVHPAGRRHGA comes from the coding sequence ATGGCGATTCAGCAGCGCGCGGAACGTACGAGACAGGAGATCCTGTCGGCGGCCGCGAGGGTGTTCGACGGGCATGGCTACGAGCGGGCCTCACTGGCCAGGATCGCCGGCGAGGCAAGGGTCACCACCGGCGCGCTCGTCTTCCACTTCGCCACCAAGGCGGATCTGGCGACGGCGGTCCGGGGGCGGGCCCGCGCGGTCACCCGGATCACGGTCGAGTCGGCCTGCCTCTCCACGGAGGGCGTGGGCGGGACCGCGATCGACAAGCTGGTGATCGCCACGCACGCGCTGATCCGGCTCTTCGAGACCGACCCCACGGCCAGGGCCGGTGAACGCCTCGCCCGCGAACTCCAGTTGACCGACCCCGGGCTCTCCGGGGACTGCCCCTGGCGGCGCGAGGTGGCCCGGCTCGCGCGCTACGCGGAGGCCGAGAAGGCCCTGCGCCCCGGGGTGGACGCGACGGCGGTCGCCGCACTGATCGGCTATGTGATCACCGGCGTCGAGCTGGAGATGCGCGGCCCGAACACCGCCCCGGCCGGCGAGAGCTGGCCTCCGGAGGAGCCCAGGACCGCCGAGAACGGCGCCCTGCACGGACCCGCCGAGCAGCGGCTCGCCCGCATCTGGGCGTTGATCCTGCCGGGCCTGGTCCACCCGGCCGGACGACGGCACGGCGCGTAG
- a CDS encoding TetR/AcrR family transcriptional regulator codes for MSDDEQRGRRAASVHRVGGLLGDLQAADEQPVAPRRRADAERNRAQILAAAEQLFAEQDPRSVTMDRIAKAAGVGRATLYRSFPDPSSVAVALLDEHERRLQGQLIYGPPPLGPGAGAGERLAAFYLAMLDLLERHLPLALGAETGPARFRTGAYGFWRVHVRTLLVDHGVQDPDPLIDIALSPLSPELYQFQRHELGLSTERIGRSLADFARQLLRSAG; via the coding sequence ATGAGCGACGACGAGCAGCGCGGACGTCGAGCCGCCTCCGTACACCGGGTCGGCGGGCTCCTCGGTGACCTCCAGGCCGCCGACGAGCAGCCGGTCGCCCCGCGCAGACGCGCGGACGCCGAACGCAACCGCGCCCAGATCCTGGCCGCGGCCGAGCAGCTCTTCGCCGAGCAGGATCCGCGCTCGGTCACCATGGACCGGATCGCCAAGGCCGCCGGGGTGGGCCGCGCCACGCTGTACCGCAGCTTCCCCGACCCGTCGTCGGTCGCCGTCGCCCTGCTCGACGAGCACGAGCGCCGGCTCCAGGGACAGCTCATCTACGGCCCGCCGCCGCTCGGGCCGGGGGCGGGCGCGGGGGAGCGGCTCGCGGCGTTCTACCTGGCGATGCTCGACCTGCTCGAACGGCATCTGCCGCTGGCCCTCGGCGCGGAGACCGGACCCGCGCGCTTCCGGACGGGGGCGTACGGTTTCTGGCGCGTGCACGTCCGCACGCTGCTCGTCGACCACGGGGTCCAGGACCCGGACCCGCTGATCGACATCGCGCTCAGCCCGCTCTCACCCGAGCTCTACCAGTTCCAGCGGCACGAACTCGGGCTGTCGACCGAGCGCATCGGACGCTCCCTCGCGGACTTCGCCCGCCAGCTGCTGCGCTCGGCGGGATGA
- a CDS encoding DMT family transporter: MHTALLAAALLVGCLLAVQASVNLQLNSAVGTPYGASTIQLGVATGLLTALAIAAGTLGALGKLPDVEPWQLLGGLASPLYITSGILLFPRLGALAAVGLFVTGQMFASLALDLFGLLGLEKKDLSAGIVVGAVAVLAGIVVIIRGMKAAAPPGAPKMSSAGRAGWLALGIIAGAVLPVQGAVNAQLRAQLQQPVTVAVISFAVATFTIAVVLLVLYATRRTPKPKIAPLKKMPWWGWLGGACAAAYVTGTFLLIPEIGAAVTIALTVTGQQLTSALIDHKGLFKLPQRSLTKARALGLGLLIAGSLTIQLV; the protein is encoded by the coding sequence ATGCATACCGCGCTCCTCGCCGCGGCCCTGCTGGTCGGCTGCCTCCTGGCCGTCCAGGCCTCGGTGAACCTCCAGCTCAACTCGGCCGTCGGCACCCCCTACGGCGCCTCGACCATCCAGCTCGGCGTCGCGACCGGTCTGCTGACCGCCCTCGCGATCGCGGCCGGAACACTCGGCGCGCTCGGCAAGCTGCCCGACGTCGAGCCCTGGCAGCTGCTCGGCGGACTGGCCAGTCCGCTCTACATCACCAGCGGCATCCTGCTCTTCCCGCGGCTCGGCGCCCTCGCCGCCGTCGGGCTCTTCGTCACCGGCCAGATGTTCGCCTCGCTCGCGCTCGACCTCTTCGGCCTGCTCGGCCTCGAGAAGAAGGACCTGAGCGCCGGGATCGTCGTCGGAGCCGTGGCCGTGCTCGCCGGCATCGTGGTGATCATCCGCGGCATGAAGGCGGCGGCCCCTCCCGGCGCCCCCAAGATGTCGAGCGCCGGCCGGGCCGGCTGGCTCGCCCTCGGCATCATCGCGGGAGCCGTGCTGCCCGTGCAGGGCGCGGTCAACGCCCAGCTGCGCGCCCAGCTCCAGCAGCCCGTCACCGTCGCCGTGATCAGCTTCGCCGTGGCGACCTTCACCATCGCCGTCGTCCTGCTCGTGCTGTACGCGACCCGCAGGACGCCCAAGCCCAAGATCGCCCCGCTGAAGAAGATGCCCTGGTGGGGCTGGCTCGGCGGTGCCTGCGCCGCCGCGTACGTCACCGGCACCTTCCTGCTCATCCCCGAGATCGGGGCCGCGGTGACCATCGCGCTCACCGTGACCGGTCAGCAGCTCACCTCGGCCCTGATCGACCACAAGGGCCTCTTCAAGCTCCCCCAGCGCTCCCTCACCAAGGCCCGCGCCCTGGGCCTCGGCCTGCTGATCGCCGGCTCCCTGACCATCCAGCTCGTCTGA
- a CDS encoding MBL fold metallo-hydrolase, which translates to MKASYTAGPDLHVLPSALPIPGLGDQPVNAFLLRSGQPLLVDTGMPVDREGFLDSLWSLIEPADLRWVVVTHDDRDHTGALARILESAPNARVLANAISLTRISEEFSIPQERVVTANPGSRVKVGDRELSFHRPPTFDSPGTLAVFDHSDGTLYSSDSFGTVVGEIRHEFADLSEEEFFHGFEVLNRAIAPWTALVDEEKFLRPVRELAALRPAKLLSAHGPTVREEAVPRLFEAMARIPALPAWLPDADLDLEAALDAVESPAG; encoded by the coding sequence ATGAAAGCGTCCTACACCGCCGGGCCGGACCTCCACGTCCTCCCCTCGGCGCTGCCCATCCCGGGCCTCGGCGACCAGCCGGTGAACGCCTTCCTCCTCCGGTCCGGCCAGCCGCTCCTCGTGGACACCGGCATGCCCGTCGACCGGGAGGGCTTCCTGGACTCCCTCTGGTCCCTGATCGAGCCCGCCGATCTGCGCTGGGTCGTCGTCACCCACGACGACCGCGACCACACCGGCGCCCTCGCCCGGATCCTGGAATCCGCGCCGAACGCCAGGGTGCTCGCCAACGCCATATCACTGACGCGAATATCGGAAGAGTTCAGCATTCCGCAGGAACGGGTAGTAACTGCGAACCCGGGAAGTCGCGTGAAAGTCGGTGATCGTGAGTTGAGTTTCCACCGGCCCCCCACGTTCGATTCCCCCGGAACCCTCGCCGTGTTCGACCACTCCGATGGAACGCTCTACAGCTCCGACAGTTTCGGGACCGTCGTCGGAGAAATCAGGCACGAGTTCGCCGATCTTTCCGAGGAGGAATTCTTTCACGGCTTCGAGGTCCTCAACCGGGCGATAGCCCCGTGGACCGCGCTGGTCGACGAGGAGAAGTTCCTGCGGCCCGTGCGCGAACTGGCCGCCCTGCGCCCCGCGAAGCTGCTGAGCGCCCACGGGCCGACCGTCCGCGAGGAGGCCGTACCGCGGCTCTTCGAGGCGATGGCCCGCATCCCCGCCCTGCCCGCCTGGCTGCCCGACGCCGACCTCGACCTGGAGGCGGCGCTCGACGCAGTGGAGTCCCCCGCCGGCTGA
- a CDS encoding DsbA family oxidoreductase, which yields MPDPTTADLTPPRGVVTVFSDIWCSFAHIAIHRLHATRARLGLEEQVSFDLRAFPLELLNDAPSPRPGTDSEVARMASLEPAAGWQLWQAKDWLYPSTTLPALEAVLAAKEQSLNASEQLDLGLRRAFWAESRCISHRKVILEVAADTGVVDVDALTEALDDGRARRSLADQAALSASDRINCSPHLFLPDGSDHANPGIEVGWEGAYGIGWPVISSDDPKVFEDILLRAATE from the coding sequence ATGCCCGACCCGACCACCGCCGATCTGACCCCGCCGCGCGGAGTCGTCACCGTCTTCTCCGACATCTGGTGTTCCTTCGCGCACATCGCCATCCACCGGCTGCACGCCACCCGGGCCCGGCTGGGCCTGGAGGAGCAGGTCTCCTTCGACCTGCGCGCCTTCCCCCTGGAACTGCTGAACGACGCCCCGAGCCCGCGCCCCGGCACGGACAGCGAGGTGGCCCGGATGGCCAGCCTGGAGCCGGCCGCCGGCTGGCAGCTGTGGCAGGCCAAGGACTGGCTCTACCCCTCGACGACCCTGCCCGCCCTGGAGGCGGTGCTCGCCGCCAAGGAGCAGAGCCTGAACGCCTCGGAGCAGCTCGACCTGGGGCTGCGCCGGGCCTTCTGGGCCGAGTCCCGCTGCATCAGCCATCGCAAGGTGATCCTGGAGGTCGCCGCGGACACCGGCGTGGTGGACGTGGACGCCCTCACGGAGGCGCTGGACGACGGGCGCGCCCGCCGCTCCCTCGCGGACCAGGCGGCCCTGTCGGCGAGCGACCGGATCAACTGCAGCCCCCACCTGTTCCTGCCCGACGGTTCCGACCACGCCAACCCCGGCATCGAGGTGGGCTGGGAGGGCGCGTACGGCATCGGCTGGCCGGTGATCTCGTCGGACGACCCGAAGGTGTTCGAGGACATCCTGCTGCGGGCCGCCACGGAATAG
- a CDS encoding aminotransferase class I/II-fold pyridoxal phosphate-dependent enzyme, producing MSLTDKADVSTFVDLTQHEIEALKTRFNLADAHTHQRQSASQERIVSRLPELWHESESKQQAHFERQFIDAFFRLHQQPTARAMQRTLLSYSASVSTMVAGMFLKQRGMSVQLVEPCFDNLVDLLRNMQVPIAPFAESALHDKDAIYDRLVEEIDADAIYLVDPNNPTGFTLLAEKLEGFREVVRYCVDHDKVLVMDFCFASFALCDEGIGRVDIYQLLEESGVTYMVMEDTGKTWPIQDAKCAMITASRNIQEEVYNLHTSVLLNVSPFVLNMVTQYVEDSITDGFASVRDIIRTNGEAARKALGGTILEFQEPVVGTSVAWFRIKPEHLTATQLQAVLFDEEVYVLPGTFFYWNTKEKGERYVRLALAREPELFAGAMERMRKVLERYAV from the coding sequence ATGTCGTTGACCGACAAGGCCGATGTCAGCACCTTCGTCGACCTCACCCAGCACGAGATCGAGGCGCTGAAGACCCGGTTCAACCTCGCCGACGCACACACCCACCAGCGCCAGTCCGCCTCCCAGGAGCGGATCGTCTCGCGGCTCCCCGAGCTCTGGCACGAGTCGGAGTCGAAGCAGCAGGCGCACTTCGAGCGCCAGTTCATCGACGCCTTCTTCCGGCTGCACCAGCAGCCGACCGCCCGCGCCATGCAGCGGACGCTCCTTTCCTACTCCGCCAGCGTGTCGACCATGGTCGCCGGCATGTTCCTCAAGCAGCGCGGCATGTCGGTGCAGCTGGTCGAGCCCTGCTTCGACAACCTGGTCGACCTGCTGCGCAACATGCAGGTCCCGATCGCCCCGTTCGCCGAGTCGGCGCTGCACGACAAGGACGCCATCTACGACCGGCTCGTCGAGGAGATCGACGCGGACGCGATCTACCTCGTCGACCCCAACAACCCCACCGGGTTCACCCTGCTCGCCGAGAAGCTGGAGGGCTTCCGCGAGGTCGTGCGCTACTGCGTGGACCACGACAAGGTCCTGGTGATGGACTTCTGCTTCGCGTCCTTCGCGCTCTGCGACGAGGGCATCGGCCGGGTGGACATCTACCAACTCCTGGAGGAGTCCGGCGTCACGTACATGGTCATGGAGGACACCGGCAAGACCTGGCCGATCCAGGACGCCAAGTGCGCCATGATCACCGCCAGCCGGAACATCCAGGAGGAGGTCTACAACCTCCACACCAGCGTCCTGCTGAACGTCTCGCCCTTCGTCCTCAACATGGTCACGCAGTACGTCGAGGACTCCATCACCGACGGCTTCGCCTCCGTCCGCGACATCATCCGCACCAACGGCGAGGCCGCCCGCAAGGCCCTGGGCGGCACCATCCTGGAGTTCCAGGAGCCGGTCGTCGGCACCAGCGTCGCCTGGTTCCGCATCAAGCCGGAGCACCTGACCGCCACCCAGCTGCAGGCCGTCCTCTTCGACGAGGAGGTGTACGTCCTGCCGGGCACCTTCTTCTACTGGAACACCAAGGAGAAGGGCGAGCGTTACGTCCGGCTGGCCCTGGCCCGCGAGCCGGAGCTGTTCGCCGGCGCGATGGAGCGCATGCGGAAGGTGCTCGAGCGCTATGCGGTCTGA
- a CDS encoding DUF6190 family protein: MRSDANPVAFIDATAFMGMHSEDDAVRVAAKAFFADRLAAGDAGAVVMSWEQVGRCDDLVWGYERGVQDEYYPFMDVLHTDLAVDRVPYTEDDVRRAFTEPALDGLPTHERLLLAQVIGRGGVLHTASPRLTGAAGLPVVPLAPPAPAGAPAPGEEPSFPAYLEDLYQRSLVLTVVSENL, translated from the coding sequence ATGCGGTCTGACGCGAACCCGGTGGCGTTCATCGACGCCACGGCCTTCATGGGCATGCACAGCGAGGACGACGCCGTCCGGGTGGCCGCCAAGGCCTTCTTCGCGGACCGGCTCGCCGCCGGGGACGCCGGCGCGGTCGTCATGAGCTGGGAGCAGGTCGGCCGCTGCGACGACCTCGTGTGGGGCTACGAGCGGGGGGTGCAGGACGAGTACTACCCGTTCATGGACGTCCTCCACACCGATCTGGCCGTCGACCGCGTCCCGTACACCGAGGACGACGTCCGCCGGGCCTTCACCGAGCCCGCGCTCGACGGTCTGCCCACGCACGAACGCCTGCTGCTCGCCCAGGTCATCGGGCGCGGCGGCGTGCTCCACACGGCGAGCCCCCGGCTGACCGGGGCGGCGGGGCTGCCCGTCGTACCGCTCGCGCCCCCCGCGCCGGCCGGCGCTCCCGCCCCCGGCGAGGAGCCGTCCTTCCCCGCGTACCTGGAGGACCTGTACCAGCGCTCGCTGGTGCTGACGGTCGTCTCCGAAAACCTCTGA
- a CDS encoding dihydrodipicolinate synthase family protein — MPGTYSGTVVPLITPLDEHGVVDEQSVVRLLDHIRAEVTGFMPALTSGEGWKLDARQWQDVVTYTVRHAGGLPVLAGIQLPDTAAVIDRARTAAAIGADAVVVTTPFGADVTQDQIVEHYEAIRAAVDIPIFLYNEEALSGNRIEFDTLIRICKEIPGIVGIKESSGDAAFTRQMAGAGTGIPVFEGWENLLVDVRGVDGFIGPLANLEPGLCNAMLVDPTPDRQAEINTVCERYGVFLDDWYRWVKKELHRRGVISSPTVHEEAKAA; from the coding sequence ATGCCTGGCACCTACTCCGGGACCGTCGTCCCGCTGATCACCCCCCTCGACGAGCACGGCGTCGTCGACGAGCAGAGCGTCGTGCGCCTCCTGGACCACATCCGCGCCGAGGTCACCGGCTTCATGCCGGCCCTGACCTCCGGTGAGGGCTGGAAGCTCGACGCCCGCCAGTGGCAGGACGTCGTCACGTACACCGTGCGGCACGCGGGCGGCCTGCCCGTCCTCGCCGGCATCCAGCTCCCCGACACCGCCGCGGTGATCGACCGGGCCCGTACGGCGGCCGCGATCGGTGCCGACGCCGTCGTCGTCACCACGCCGTTCGGCGCGGACGTGACGCAGGACCAGATCGTCGAGCACTACGAGGCCATCCGCGCGGCGGTCGACATACCGATCTTCCTCTACAACGAGGAGGCGCTCTCGGGCAATCGCATCGAGTTCGACACCCTGATCAGGATCTGCAAGGAGATCCCCGGGATCGTCGGCATCAAGGAGTCCAGCGGCGACGCCGCCTTCACCCGGCAGATGGCCGGTGCGGGCACCGGCATCCCGGTCTTCGAGGGCTGGGAGAACCTGCTGGTCGACGTCCGCGGCGTCGACGGCTTCATCGGCCCGCTGGCCAACCTCGAACCCGGCCTGTGCAACGCGATGCTGGTCGACCCGACCCCGGACCGCCAGGCGGAGATCAACACCGTCTGCGAGCGGTACGGCGTCTTCCTCGACGACTGGTACCGCTGGGTCAAGAAGGAACTGCACCGGCGCGGCGTGATCAGTTCCCCGACCGTGCACGAGGAGGCGAAGGCGGCATGA
- a CDS encoding iron-containing redox enzyme family protein, with the protein MSTTPASAPSAAVPVAAHSITAPAATAQRELHSLYRRVPNLGDYGSMTAIEERWILPKARAYEASAPRFGSAGDLLQALKEFLAEEEAALPESAVFLAEHATLDQFKVVVRQFALDGLTESESLLPVVPRLPYRSAMAVFRVLIDELGCGNEEKAHSQLYRDLLTELGMSLRLDDYLDETAPECFAYVNMFHWLASRAPSPQYFLGAYAYFETSVLYAFQSFARAARRLGIVHDAYYTEHLYIDEYHSSHMRTAIRALEEPDLAKIWAGVRLASDIVGTATETAVARARETVS; encoded by the coding sequence ATGAGCACCACTCCCGCCTCCGCTCCCTCCGCCGCCGTCCCGGTGGCCGCGCACTCGATCACGGCCCCGGCCGCGACCGCGCAGCGCGAGCTCCACAGCCTCTACCGCCGGGTGCCCAACCTCGGGGACTACGGCTCGATGACCGCGATCGAGGAGCGGTGGATCCTGCCCAAGGCGCGGGCGTACGAGGCCTCCGCGCCCCGCTTCGGCTCGGCCGGCGACCTGCTCCAGGCGCTCAAGGAGTTCCTCGCCGAGGAGGAGGCCGCGCTGCCGGAGAGCGCGGTCTTCCTCGCCGAGCACGCGACGCTCGACCAGTTCAAGGTCGTGGTGCGGCAGTTCGCCCTCGACGGTCTCACCGAGTCGGAGTCGCTGCTCCCGGTGGTCCCCCGGCTGCCGTACCGCTCGGCGATGGCGGTCTTCCGCGTCCTCATCGACGAACTCGGCTGCGGCAACGAGGAGAAGGCGCACTCCCAGCTCTACCGCGACCTGCTCACCGAACTCGGGATGAGCCTCCGGCTCGACGACTACCTCGACGAGACGGCCCCGGAGTGCTTCGCCTACGTCAACATGTTCCACTGGCTGGCCAGCCGGGCACCCTCGCCCCAGTACTTCCTGGGCGCGTACGCCTACTTCGAGACCAGCGTGCTGTACGCCTTCCAGAGCTTCGCGCGCGCGGCGCGGCGGCTCGGCATCGTCCACGACGCGTACTACACCGAGCACCTCTACATCGACGAGTACCACAGCAGTCACATGCGTACGGCGATCCGCGCCCTGGAGGAGCCGGACCTGGCGAAGATCTGGGCGGGCGTGCGGCTGGCCTCCGACATCGTCGGTACGGCCACCGAGACGGCCGTCGCGCGGGCGCGGGAGACCGTCTCATGA
- a CDS encoding Rieske (2Fe-2S) protein, which translates to MTAVPAGRRRVSDAPAVRQVTEDLVLVEVGGRKVLAAAVCPHRGGRLKYGRVDGDRLRITCPLHHTTFDLTSGERLSGAACADIRVVDVLPGDLSVPEQRDPAHDGSVAPAPGTTPAGGAS; encoded by the coding sequence ATGACGGCCGTCCCCGCCGGCCGGCGCAGGGTCTCCGACGCGCCCGCCGTCCGCCAGGTGACCGAGGACCTGGTCCTGGTCGAGGTCGGCGGCCGCAAGGTCCTCGCGGCCGCCGTCTGCCCGCACCGCGGCGGCCGGCTGAAGTACGGCAGGGTCGACGGGGACAGGCTGCGGATCACCTGTCCCCTGCACCACACGACCTTCGACCTGACCAGCGGGGAGCGCCTGTCGGGCGCGGCCTGCGCGGACATCCGCGTGGTCGACGTCCTGCCGGGTGACCTCTCCGTACCGGAACAGCGCGACCCGGCGCACGACGGCAGCGTCGCGCCGGCCCCGGGCACCACCCCCGCCGGGGGCGCCTCATGA
- a CDS encoding purine-cytosine permease family protein translates to MTTTPTGAASTVTPPRAAVDHDGIAPVPEGERTSRPGDFGWIWPSAQFSFGTVVLGALPVVFGLGWWASASAIAVGVAVGTALLAPLARFGVRTGTNDPVASGAHFGVRGRVVGNTITVVTALGFFAIAVWTGGTAVMVAGHRLLATPTGPGALTAAMFVTAAAVALVAVRGHETLVRTYKVTAVTGGAVLLGTVLVLAPDFDPGYAGGPLALDGALHTWLLAATASATVPLSYATFQGDYTRFMPASTPTGRVVRASGISMFLSSLAALLTGAYVTTLFPVPDEPWLQGLTDAVPGWFAVAVVVFGFAGTLPQAGLCLYAAGLSANSVFWRSSRAAVTTVVALLAAAVLYLGAVVYDAMDAMSAFVTLLLTVVAPWAAVLFVGYVLHRGRYDAEALRSFTTGGGGRYWYTGGVNARAATAFAAGSAVGVLWVNNPLYTGPLTDLTGGVDLSLPASFVVAAVLYGALCRIWPEPLPAPSRRPR, encoded by the coding sequence ATGACCACCACACCGACCGGGGCGGCGTCCACCGTGACGCCGCCCCGTGCGGCGGTCGACCACGACGGCATCGCGCCGGTCCCCGAGGGCGAACGCACCTCGCGGCCGGGCGACTTCGGCTGGATCTGGCCTTCCGCACAGTTCTCCTTCGGCACCGTCGTCCTCGGCGCGCTGCCCGTGGTCTTCGGCCTCGGCTGGTGGGCCTCGGCGAGCGCGATCGCCGTGGGCGTCGCCGTCGGCACGGCGCTGCTCGCGCCGCTGGCCCGTTTCGGCGTCCGGACCGGCACCAACGACCCGGTGGCGAGCGGCGCGCACTTCGGCGTCCGGGGCAGGGTCGTCGGCAACACCATCACGGTGGTGACCGCGCTCGGCTTCTTCGCCATCGCCGTCTGGACCGGCGGCACCGCCGTCATGGTCGCCGGGCACCGGCTGCTCGCCACGCCGACCGGCCCCGGCGCGCTGACCGCCGCGATGTTCGTGACGGCGGCGGCCGTCGCGCTGGTCGCCGTCCGCGGCCACGAGACCCTCGTCCGTACGTACAAGGTGACCGCGGTGACCGGCGGCGCGGTCCTCCTCGGCACCGTGCTGGTGCTCGCCCCGGACTTCGACCCGGGGTACGCCGGCGGGCCCCTCGCCCTCGACGGCGCCCTGCACACCTGGCTGCTCGCGGCGACCGCCTCCGCCACGGTGCCGCTGTCGTACGCCACCTTCCAGGGCGACTACACCCGCTTCATGCCCGCCTCCACCCCCACCGGCCGGGTCGTCCGGGCCAGCGGGATCTCCATGTTCCTCAGCAGTCTCGCCGCGCTGCTCACCGGCGCGTACGTGACGACCCTCTTCCCCGTCCCCGACGAGCCGTGGCTCCAGGGCCTGACGGACGCGGTGCCCGGCTGGTTCGCGGTCGCCGTCGTGGTCTTCGGCTTCGCGGGCACCCTGCCGCAGGCCGGACTCTGTCTGTACGCGGCCGGGCTCTCCGCCAACTCCGTGTTCTGGCGCTCCTCGCGGGCCGCCGTCACCACGGTGGTCGCGCTGCTCGCGGCGGCCGTGCTGTACCTCGGCGCGGTGGTGTACGACGCCATGGACGCGATGTCCGCGTTCGTGACGCTGCTGCTCACGGTCGTCGCCCCCTGGGCGGCCGTGCTCTTCGTCGGGTACGTGCTCCACCGGGGCAGGTACGACGCGGAGGCACTGCGCTCCTTCACCACGGGCGGGGGCGGCCGGTACTGGTACACGGGCGGGGTGAACGCGCGGGCCGCCACGGCCTTCGCGGCCGGCTCGGCCGTCGGCGTCCTGTGGGTCAACAATCCCCTCTACACCGGCCCGTTGACCGACCTGACCGGCGGTGTCGACCTGAGCCTGCCGGCCTCCTTCGTGGTCGCCGCCGTGCTGTACGGGGCGCTCTGCAGGATCTGGCCGGAACCGCTGCCGGCGCCGTCGCGAAGGCCGAGGTGA